Proteins found in one Carassius auratus strain Wakin chromosome 42, ASM336829v1, whole genome shotgun sequence genomic segment:
- the LOC113060897 gene encoding tonsoku-like protein isoform X1, with protein MMTSTKEIKQLQKAKSKAQSSNNLKEEANLCNQLGEVYAKTGDYRSAIEEHRQELELSEILHDVIGSAVANRKIGECYAELGNIEAALKHQRLHLNLARSVHDAAEEQRALATIGRTYLFLFDSDNSRDSLKHAEDAFKKSLAIVDERLEGTVSSRELSEMKARLLLNLGCVYDGMKEPQRCSDFIRQSIYIAEKNHLLEDLYRANFNLGSIHFRNGQYSRAMRCFEQSKECARKMKDKFSESECFHSIGKILLHLGDFAAARRSLKKAFCLGSQQPSDREAVKRDFKHAIRGCQLEQTATEVTDKFSHEAMDLSEQLGDLYCKVGCYNKALEAYQAQLVCAEVLGKPARELAVIHVSLAATYTDLRQHHRAVEQYRQELKLRVGNPKEECLTWLNIAGCEEETGQPMETLDQSFSAALSCAERSGLNKLQRRVLRGWLQAQRRCGSSQCDDTEARLMELCERDGLRLEDSEEEDEEEEVENSEPLEDSDIEYSDSDEDLEGYDKTVTGRRRTQRWNRRNEKGETLLHRACIEGNLKQVQYLLDQGHPVNLRDYCGWTALHEACNYGHQEIVALLLDRGANINDPGGRDCEGVTPLHDTLNCGHFSVARLLVERGASVTVRNGKGHTPLDTLRQWFKTYSRQLDQETKQECLETEKLIKRALSGDLSVVSARPRQQKELQDSQLFDAEYSEPLLQESLPSRQQITPCPAPTVPTPKNSAPGHRSTSGPARRPRGMEVDVLYGNESSSSDHSDVDCSFSPLRPVRSRPRSPAVQSSQELPPSQDVPSVYEFREAVLPAQSESGRLEYQKAMQNLGSAKSRLFSQSLSEPAFTSTPAVSANSRTALVPEDQYLADDWLEDDLRDVQPKKRRRVSEHNVPREITSRNQNHFSVSAEVTPRAVQSSSSRGLSLKKGPNKPRQVKMNQMPGMVNLGRREVSRSQSPIMTHESEPIHDHAPPTHQTMAPAPFQNRTAHVPAPIRMRVRVQDNVFLIPVPHSEADSCTVAWLCDQAAQRYYQTCGLLPRLSLQKEGALLLPTDPLLAVLHTNEEVVAEVCSWDLPPLPERYRKACQSLAVEENRRVSRLCEVQDSSSCVNVCGLSLPPASLTPLLRALKLQASLTELRLSANRLNNDLLPELMSAAATMPRLRILDISANQITGEGLRKASDTFETRSQAAFPCLEDLNLSMNPLGDGWTQALVSLLSNCPMLSVLSLQACGLSARFLQQHRLLLANALASTGNMRSVCLSHNALGSTGFELVLKTLPMHCLTHLQLSAVCRGPSDQPAMEILTKLLTQGDCPLTHLNLSGNGLTDHSVLLLARCLPVCPSLVSLDLSGNPSVTSVGLQSLLNSLMEAQRPLTHLNLQGCQVSGPLGDVCLDSLSDHIRDLRLCSQRLNKLDQDALQQTWRRRSEHVHVFSRNSKCMLSITATSQ; from the exons ATGATGACGTCTACAAAAGAGATCAAGC AACTACAGAAGGCCAAGAGTAAAGCTCAAAGCAGCAATAACCTGAAAGAAGAAGCCAATCTTTGCAATCAGCTCGGGGAGGTTTACGCTAAAACAG GCGACTATCGCTCTGCTATTGAAGAGCATCGTCAGGAATTGGAGCTGTCTGAGATTCTGCATGATGTGATTGGCTCCGCTGTGGCCAATAGAAAGATTGGAGAATGCTATGCAGAACTGGGGAACATCGAAGCTGCTCTGAAG CACCAGAGGCTTCATCTGAATCTGGCTCGATCTGTCCATGATGCGGCAGAGGAGCAGAGGGCACTGGCCACTATTGGACGAACATACCTCTTCCTCTTTGATTCGGATAATTCACGGGACAGCTTGAAGCATGCTGAAGATGCTTTCAAGAAGAGTTTAGCCATTGTAGATGAGCGGCTGGAAG GTACCGTATCTTCACGAGAGCTGAGTGAGATGAAAGCCCGTCTCCTGCTGAATCTGGGCTGTGTGTATGATGGAATGAAGGAACCGCAGCGATGCAGTGACTTCATACGACAGAGCATCTACATTGctga GAAAAACCACCTTCTAGAGGATCTGTATCGTGCCAACTTTAACCTGGGCAGCATTCACTTCCGCAACGGGCAGTACTCGCGCGCCATGCGCTGTTTCGAGCAGTCGAAAGAATGCGCCCGCAAAATGAAAGACAAGTTCAGTGAGAGCGAGTGCTTCCATAGCATCGGCAAG ATATTGCTTCATCTTGGTGACTTTGCGGCGGCTCGGCGTTCTCTGAAGAAAGCCTTCTGTCTGGGATCACAGCAGCCGTCTGACCGTGAGGCCGTCAAGAGAGATTTCAAACACG CGATCCGGGGCTGTCAGCTGGAGCAGACGGCGACTGAAGTGACTGATAAGTTTTCCCATGAGGCCATGGATCTGTCAGAGCAGCTGGGTGATCTTTACTGTAAAGTGGGCTGCTATAACAAAGCTCTGGAAGCTTATCAAGCACAA CTGGTGTGTGCCGAGGTTTTAGGGAAGCCTGCTCGTGAGTTAGCCGTCATTCATGTGTCGCTGGCGGCCACGTACACAGATTTGCGACAACATCACAGGGCCGTGGAACAGTACAGACAAGAACTAAAGCTGAGAGTGGGCAACCCTAAAGAG gaGTGTTTGACGTGGTTGAACATAGCTGGTTGTGAGGAAGAGACCGGGCAGCCAATGGAGACGCTCGATCAGAGTTTCAGCGCTGCTCTGAGCTGTGCTGAGAGATCAGGACTAAACAAACTACAG AGGCGTGTTTTGAGAGGCTGGCTGCAGGCCCAGCGGCGCTGTGGCTCCTCACAGTGTGACGACACCGAAGCACGGCTGATGGAACTGTGTGAGCGCGATGGACTGAGACTGGAGGAcagtgaggaggaggatgaggaagaggaggtggagaACAGTGAACCACTGGAAGACAGTGACATAGAGTACTCTGACTCTG ATGAGGATCTGGAGGGTTATGATAAGACCGTGACGGGCAGGAGGAGGACTCAGAGG TGGAACCGACGGAATGAGAAGGGCGAGACGCTTCTGCACAGGGCCTGTATAGAGGGAAACCTGAAGCAGGTTCAGTACTTGCTTGACCAG GGTCACCCAGTTAACCTGAGAGATTACTGCGGGTGGACTGCTCTGCATGAAGCCTGTAACTACGGTCATCAAG AGATTGTAGCTTTACTGCTGGACCGTGGAGCAAATATAAACGACCCTGGAGGTCGAGACTGTGAGGGTGTCACACCCCTGCATGACACCCTAAACTGTGGCCACTTCAGTGTTGCACGACTGCTGGTAGAGAGAGGAGCATCGGTCACTGTTCGCAATGGCAAG GGCCACACTCCTCTGGACACCCTGCGTCAGTGGTTTAAGACTTACAGCCGACAGCTGGACCAAGAGACAAAACAGGAGTGTTTGGAGACCGAAAAACTCATCAAGAGAGCTCTTTCAGGAGACC TCTCAGTTGTGTCAGCGCGTCCGCGGCAGCAGAAGGAGCTTCAGGACAGTCAGCTGTTTGATGCAGAGTATTCAGAGCCGCTGCTGCAGGAGTCACTGCCCTCACGCCAGCAGATCACTCCCTGTCCCGCTCCAACCGTCCCAACTCCAAAAAACTCTGCTCCGGGACACAGGAGCACCTCAGGCCCAGCCCGCCGGCCACGAGGGATGGAAGTAGATGTTTTGTATGGG AACGAGAGCAGTTCTTCGGATCATTCCGACGTGGATTGCTCATTCAGTCCTCTTCGTCCCGTTCGGTCAAGACCACGTTCCCCAGCTGTCCAGTCCTCGCAGGAACTCCCACCCAGTCAGGATGTGCCCTCTGTATATGAGTTCAGAGAGGCCGTGTTGCCCGCACAGTCAGAGTCGGGCAGACTGGAGTATCAGAAGGCCATGCAGAATCTGGGCAGTGCCAAATCTCGCCTCTTTTCTCAGAGCCTATCAGAGCCGGCCTTTACCAGCACGCCAGCAGTGTCAGCCAATAGCAGAACAGCACTGGTACCAGAGGACCAGTATCTGGCAGATGATTGGCTGGAGGATGACCTGAGGGATGTGCAACCCAAGAAGAGACGGAGAGTTTCTGAGCACAACGTCCCACGTGAAATAACTTCCAGAAATCAAAATCATTTCTCAGTTTCAGCTGAAGTTACTCCTAGAG CAGTTCAGAGTTCCTCCAGTAGGGGTCTGTCTCTGAAAAAGGGCCCTAATAAGCCGCGGCAGGTGAAGATGAATCAAATGCCTGGGATGGTGAATCTAGGCAGGAGGGAGGTCAGCAGGTCACAGAGTCCAATCATGACCCACGAATCTGAGCCCATCCATGACCATGCACCCCCTACCCATCAGACGATG gcgCCAGCACCATTCCAGAACCGAACAGCTCATGTTCCTGCACCGATCAGGATGAGGGTCAGAGTTCAGGACAATGTCTTCTTGATTCCCGTTCCTCACAG TGAGGCAGACTCGTGTACGGTGGCGTGGTTGTGTGATCAGGCTGCTCAGCGTTACTATCAGACGTGTGGATTACTGCCGCGTCTGTCCCTGCAGAAAGAGGGCGCTCTGCTCTTACCCACCGATCCACTGCTGGCTGTGCTGCACACCAAtgaagag GTTGTGGCTGAGGTGTGTTCATGGGATCTTCCTCCTCTCCCGGAGCGCTACAGGAAAGCCTGTCAGAGTCTGGCAGTGG AGGAGAACCGGCGTGTGTCTCGGCTGTGTGAGGTGCAGGACAGCAGCTCCTGTGTGAACGTCTGTGGACTCAGTTTGCCTCCAGCGTCTCTGACTCCTCTCCTCCGAGCCCTCAAACTGCAGGCCAGTCTCACAGAGCTGCGCCTCTCTGCCAACCGTCTGAACAACGACCTGCTTCCGGAGCTGATGTCCGCTGCTGCCACTATGCCCAGACTGAGGATTTTAGAcatatcagccaatcagatcactGGAGAGGGGCTCAGAAAAGCCTCGGACACGTTTGAAACAAGAAGTCAAGCTGCTTTCCCT TGTCTAGAGGACTTGAATTTAAGCATGAATCCTCTGGGTGATGGCTGGACACAGGCACTAGTGAGTCTTCTGTCCAACTGTCCCATGCTGTCCGTTCTGTCCCTGCAAGCCTGCGGCCTCTCTGCACGATTCCTCCAGCAACACCGTCTGCTCTTAGCCAACGCTTTGGCCA GCACTGGGAATATGCGGTCGGTGTGTctctcccataatgcactgggctCCACTGGTTTCGAGCTTGTGTTGAAGACATTACCGATGCACTGTCTCACACACCTTCAGCTGTCTGCAGTCTGTAGAGGTCCATCTGACCAGCCTGCCATGGAGATCCTCACTAAACTCCTGACACAA GGTGACTGTCCACTCACACACTTAAATCTGTCTGGAAATGGCCTTACGGACCACAGTGTCCTCTTGCTTGCTAG ATGTCTTCCTGTTTGTCCCTCCCTGGTGTCTTTGGACTTGTCTGGCAACCCTTCAGTGACCTCAGTCGGCCTTCAGAGTCTTCTTAACTCCCTCATGGAGGCCCAGCGACCTTTGACCCATCTCAATCTTCAAg GCTGTCAGGTGTCAGGACCTCTGGGTGATGTTTGTTTAGACAGTCTGTCTGATCACATCCGAGATCTGCGTTTGTGCTCCCAGAGACTCAATAAACTAGACCAGGATGCACTGCAGCAGACCTGGAGACGGAGATCAGAACACGTGCATGTCTTTTCTCGCAACTCCAAATGCATGCTGAGCATCACGGCGACTTCACAATAA
- the LOC113060897 gene encoding tonsoku-like protein isoform X2: protein MMTSTKEIKQLQKAKSKAQSSNNLKEEANLCNQLGEVYAKTGDYRSAIEEHRQELELSEILHDVIGSAVANRKIGECYAELGNIEAALKHQRLHLNLARSVHDAAEEQRALATIGRTYLFLFDSDNSRDSLKHAEDAFKKSLAIVDERLEGTVSSRELSEMKARLLLNLGCVYDGMKEPQRCSDFIRQSIYIAEKNHLLEDLYRANFNLGSIHFRNGQYSRAMRCFEQSKECARKMKDKFSESECFHSIGKILLHLGDFAAARRSLKKAFCLGSQQPSDREAVKRDFKHAIRGCQLEQTATEVTDKFSHEAMDLSEQLGDLYCKVGCYNKALEAYQAQLVCAEVLGKPARELAVIHVSLAATYTDLRQHHRAVEQYRQELKLRVGNPKEECLTWLNIAGCEEETGQPMETLDQSFSAALSCAERSGLNKLQRRVLRGWLQAQRRCGSSQCDDTEARLMELCERDGLRLEDSEEEDEEEEVENSEPLEDSDIEYSDSDEDLEGYDKTVTGRRRTQRWNRRNEKGETLLHRACIEGNLKQVQYLLDQGHPVNLRDYCGWTALHEACNYGHQEIVALLLDRGANINDPGGRDCEGVTPLHDTLNCGHFSVARLLVERGASVTVRNGKGHTPLDTLRQWFKTYSRQLDQETKQECLETEKLIKRALSGDLSVVSARPRQQKELQDSQLFDAEYSEPLLQESLPSRQQITPCPAPTVPTPKNSAPGHRSTSGPARRPRGMEVDVLYGNESSSSDHSDVDCSFSPLRPVRSRPRSPAVQSSQELPPSQDVPSVYEFREAVLPAQSESGRLEYQKAMQNLGSAKSRLFSQSLSEPAFTSTPAVSANSRTALVPEDQYLADDWLEDDLRDVQPKKRRRVSEHNVPREITSRNQNHFSVSAEVTPRVQSSSSRGLSLKKGPNKPRQVKMNQMPGMVNLGRREVSRSQSPIMTHESEPIHDHAPPTHQTMAPAPFQNRTAHVPAPIRMRVRVQDNVFLIPVPHSEADSCTVAWLCDQAAQRYYQTCGLLPRLSLQKEGALLLPTDPLLAVLHTNEEVVAEVCSWDLPPLPERYRKACQSLAVEENRRVSRLCEVQDSSSCVNVCGLSLPPASLTPLLRALKLQASLTELRLSANRLNNDLLPELMSAAATMPRLRILDISANQITGEGLRKASDTFETRSQAAFPCLEDLNLSMNPLGDGWTQALVSLLSNCPMLSVLSLQACGLSARFLQQHRLLLANALASTGNMRSVCLSHNALGSTGFELVLKTLPMHCLTHLQLSAVCRGPSDQPAMEILTKLLTQGDCPLTHLNLSGNGLTDHSVLLLARCLPVCPSLVSLDLSGNPSVTSVGLQSLLNSLMEAQRPLTHLNLQGCQVSGPLGDVCLDSLSDHIRDLRLCSQRLNKLDQDALQQTWRRRSEHVHVFSRNSKCMLSITATSQ, encoded by the exons ATGATGACGTCTACAAAAGAGATCAAGC AACTACAGAAGGCCAAGAGTAAAGCTCAAAGCAGCAATAACCTGAAAGAAGAAGCCAATCTTTGCAATCAGCTCGGGGAGGTTTACGCTAAAACAG GCGACTATCGCTCTGCTATTGAAGAGCATCGTCAGGAATTGGAGCTGTCTGAGATTCTGCATGATGTGATTGGCTCCGCTGTGGCCAATAGAAAGATTGGAGAATGCTATGCAGAACTGGGGAACATCGAAGCTGCTCTGAAG CACCAGAGGCTTCATCTGAATCTGGCTCGATCTGTCCATGATGCGGCAGAGGAGCAGAGGGCACTGGCCACTATTGGACGAACATACCTCTTCCTCTTTGATTCGGATAATTCACGGGACAGCTTGAAGCATGCTGAAGATGCTTTCAAGAAGAGTTTAGCCATTGTAGATGAGCGGCTGGAAG GTACCGTATCTTCACGAGAGCTGAGTGAGATGAAAGCCCGTCTCCTGCTGAATCTGGGCTGTGTGTATGATGGAATGAAGGAACCGCAGCGATGCAGTGACTTCATACGACAGAGCATCTACATTGctga GAAAAACCACCTTCTAGAGGATCTGTATCGTGCCAACTTTAACCTGGGCAGCATTCACTTCCGCAACGGGCAGTACTCGCGCGCCATGCGCTGTTTCGAGCAGTCGAAAGAATGCGCCCGCAAAATGAAAGACAAGTTCAGTGAGAGCGAGTGCTTCCATAGCATCGGCAAG ATATTGCTTCATCTTGGTGACTTTGCGGCGGCTCGGCGTTCTCTGAAGAAAGCCTTCTGTCTGGGATCACAGCAGCCGTCTGACCGTGAGGCCGTCAAGAGAGATTTCAAACACG CGATCCGGGGCTGTCAGCTGGAGCAGACGGCGACTGAAGTGACTGATAAGTTTTCCCATGAGGCCATGGATCTGTCAGAGCAGCTGGGTGATCTTTACTGTAAAGTGGGCTGCTATAACAAAGCTCTGGAAGCTTATCAAGCACAA CTGGTGTGTGCCGAGGTTTTAGGGAAGCCTGCTCGTGAGTTAGCCGTCATTCATGTGTCGCTGGCGGCCACGTACACAGATTTGCGACAACATCACAGGGCCGTGGAACAGTACAGACAAGAACTAAAGCTGAGAGTGGGCAACCCTAAAGAG gaGTGTTTGACGTGGTTGAACATAGCTGGTTGTGAGGAAGAGACCGGGCAGCCAATGGAGACGCTCGATCAGAGTTTCAGCGCTGCTCTGAGCTGTGCTGAGAGATCAGGACTAAACAAACTACAG AGGCGTGTTTTGAGAGGCTGGCTGCAGGCCCAGCGGCGCTGTGGCTCCTCACAGTGTGACGACACCGAAGCACGGCTGATGGAACTGTGTGAGCGCGATGGACTGAGACTGGAGGAcagtgaggaggaggatgaggaagaggaggtggagaACAGTGAACCACTGGAAGACAGTGACATAGAGTACTCTGACTCTG ATGAGGATCTGGAGGGTTATGATAAGACCGTGACGGGCAGGAGGAGGACTCAGAGG TGGAACCGACGGAATGAGAAGGGCGAGACGCTTCTGCACAGGGCCTGTATAGAGGGAAACCTGAAGCAGGTTCAGTACTTGCTTGACCAG GGTCACCCAGTTAACCTGAGAGATTACTGCGGGTGGACTGCTCTGCATGAAGCCTGTAACTACGGTCATCAAG AGATTGTAGCTTTACTGCTGGACCGTGGAGCAAATATAAACGACCCTGGAGGTCGAGACTGTGAGGGTGTCACACCCCTGCATGACACCCTAAACTGTGGCCACTTCAGTGTTGCACGACTGCTGGTAGAGAGAGGAGCATCGGTCACTGTTCGCAATGGCAAG GGCCACACTCCTCTGGACACCCTGCGTCAGTGGTTTAAGACTTACAGCCGACAGCTGGACCAAGAGACAAAACAGGAGTGTTTGGAGACCGAAAAACTCATCAAGAGAGCTCTTTCAGGAGACC TCTCAGTTGTGTCAGCGCGTCCGCGGCAGCAGAAGGAGCTTCAGGACAGTCAGCTGTTTGATGCAGAGTATTCAGAGCCGCTGCTGCAGGAGTCACTGCCCTCACGCCAGCAGATCACTCCCTGTCCCGCTCCAACCGTCCCAACTCCAAAAAACTCTGCTCCGGGACACAGGAGCACCTCAGGCCCAGCCCGCCGGCCACGAGGGATGGAAGTAGATGTTTTGTATGGG AACGAGAGCAGTTCTTCGGATCATTCCGACGTGGATTGCTCATTCAGTCCTCTTCGTCCCGTTCGGTCAAGACCACGTTCCCCAGCTGTCCAGTCCTCGCAGGAACTCCCACCCAGTCAGGATGTGCCCTCTGTATATGAGTTCAGAGAGGCCGTGTTGCCCGCACAGTCAGAGTCGGGCAGACTGGAGTATCAGAAGGCCATGCAGAATCTGGGCAGTGCCAAATCTCGCCTCTTTTCTCAGAGCCTATCAGAGCCGGCCTTTACCAGCACGCCAGCAGTGTCAGCCAATAGCAGAACAGCACTGGTACCAGAGGACCAGTATCTGGCAGATGATTGGCTGGAGGATGACCTGAGGGATGTGCAACCCAAGAAGAGACGGAGAGTTTCTGAGCACAACGTCCCACGTGAAATAACTTCCAGAAATCAAAATCATTTCTCAGTTTCAGCTGAAGTTACTCCTAGAG TTCAGAGTTCCTCCAGTAGGGGTCTGTCTCTGAAAAAGGGCCCTAATAAGCCGCGGCAGGTGAAGATGAATCAAATGCCTGGGATGGTGAATCTAGGCAGGAGGGAGGTCAGCAGGTCACAGAGTCCAATCATGACCCACGAATCTGAGCCCATCCATGACCATGCACCCCCTACCCATCAGACGATG gcgCCAGCACCATTCCAGAACCGAACAGCTCATGTTCCTGCACCGATCAGGATGAGGGTCAGAGTTCAGGACAATGTCTTCTTGATTCCCGTTCCTCACAG TGAGGCAGACTCGTGTACGGTGGCGTGGTTGTGTGATCAGGCTGCTCAGCGTTACTATCAGACGTGTGGATTACTGCCGCGTCTGTCCCTGCAGAAAGAGGGCGCTCTGCTCTTACCCACCGATCCACTGCTGGCTGTGCTGCACACCAAtgaagag GTTGTGGCTGAGGTGTGTTCATGGGATCTTCCTCCTCTCCCGGAGCGCTACAGGAAAGCCTGTCAGAGTCTGGCAGTGG AGGAGAACCGGCGTGTGTCTCGGCTGTGTGAGGTGCAGGACAGCAGCTCCTGTGTGAACGTCTGTGGACTCAGTTTGCCTCCAGCGTCTCTGACTCCTCTCCTCCGAGCCCTCAAACTGCAGGCCAGTCTCACAGAGCTGCGCCTCTCTGCCAACCGTCTGAACAACGACCTGCTTCCGGAGCTGATGTCCGCTGCTGCCACTATGCCCAGACTGAGGATTTTAGAcatatcagccaatcagatcactGGAGAGGGGCTCAGAAAAGCCTCGGACACGTTTGAAACAAGAAGTCAAGCTGCTTTCCCT TGTCTAGAGGACTTGAATTTAAGCATGAATCCTCTGGGTGATGGCTGGACACAGGCACTAGTGAGTCTTCTGTCCAACTGTCCCATGCTGTCCGTTCTGTCCCTGCAAGCCTGCGGCCTCTCTGCACGATTCCTCCAGCAACACCGTCTGCTCTTAGCCAACGCTTTGGCCA GCACTGGGAATATGCGGTCGGTGTGTctctcccataatgcactgggctCCACTGGTTTCGAGCTTGTGTTGAAGACATTACCGATGCACTGTCTCACACACCTTCAGCTGTCTGCAGTCTGTAGAGGTCCATCTGACCAGCCTGCCATGGAGATCCTCACTAAACTCCTGACACAA GGTGACTGTCCACTCACACACTTAAATCTGTCTGGAAATGGCCTTACGGACCACAGTGTCCTCTTGCTTGCTAG ATGTCTTCCTGTTTGTCCCTCCCTGGTGTCTTTGGACTTGTCTGGCAACCCTTCAGTGACCTCAGTCGGCCTTCAGAGTCTTCTTAACTCCCTCATGGAGGCCCAGCGACCTTTGACCCATCTCAATCTTCAAg GCTGTCAGGTGTCAGGACCTCTGGGTGATGTTTGTTTAGACAGTCTGTCTGATCACATCCGAGATCTGCGTTTGTGCTCCCAGAGACTCAATAAACTAGACCAGGATGCACTGCAGCAGACCTGGAGACGGAGATCAGAACACGTGCATGTCTTTTCTCGCAACTCCAAATGCATGCTGAGCATCACGGCGACTTCACAATAA